One genomic window of Arachis stenosperma cultivar V10309 chromosome 10, arast.V10309.gnm1.PFL2, whole genome shotgun sequence includes the following:
- the LOC130957014 gene encoding uncharacterized protein LOC130957014, translating to MEHEACQSEATQGSKQATQSRNLARRRRTTCYCGERPVLATSLTVENPGRRFWGYVNFGVGEECGYFVWAEPEEDPSQVSRLRMKVKNLKGKLDMMEFRFMVAVGVALVGWTLALILVFEKTTATKFGRLSLE from the exons ATGGAGCATGAAGCATGCCAATCTGAAGCAACCCAAGGCAGCAAGCAAGCCACACAAAGTAGAAACCTAGCACGTCGAAGGAGGACAACATGTTACTGTGGGGAACGGCCTGTCCTCGCAACGTCGTTGACGGTAGAAAATCCTGGGCGGAGGTTCTGGGGTTACGTTAACTTCGGG GTTGGTGAAGAATGTGGCTACTTCGTATGGGCTGAACCAGAGGAAGATCCGTCACAAGTTTCTAGGTTAAGAATGAAGGTCAAAAATTTGAAGGGCAAACTGGATATGATGGAGTTCAGGTTCATGGTTGCAGTGGGAGTTGCTTTGGTTGGATGGACACTTGCACTAATACTGGTGTTTGAGAAAACAACAGCAACCAAATTTGGGAGACTCTCACTAGAATGA